Proteins encoded together in one Passer domesticus isolate bPasDom1 chromosome 6, bPasDom1.hap1, whole genome shotgun sequence window:
- the GJD2 gene encoding gap junction delta-2 protein, whose protein sequence is MGEWTILERLLEAAVQQHSTMIGRILLTVVVIFRILIVAIVGETVYDDEQTMFVCNTLQPGCNQACYDQAFPISHIRYWVFQIIMVCTPSLCFITYSVHQSAKQRERRYSTVFLTLERDQDSMKREDSKKIKNTIVNGVLQNTENSTKEAEPDCLEVKEIPNPAIRTTKSKMRRQEGISRFYIIQVVFRNALEIGFLVGQYFLYGFNVPSMYECDRYPCIKEVECYVSRPTEKTVFLVFMFAVSGICVVLNLAELNHLGWRKIKMAVRGVQAKRKSIYEIRNKDLPRMSMPNFGRTQSSDSAYV, encoded by the coding sequence GATCCTGCTGACCGTGGTGGTGATCTTCAGAATTCTCATTGTGGCCATTGTAGGGGAGACGGTGTACGATGACGAGCAAACGATGTTTGTCTGTAACAcgctgcagccaggctgcaaCCAGGCTTGTTATGACCAGGCTTTCCCCATTTCTCACATAAGGTACTGGGTGTTCCAGATCATCATGGTGTGCACTCCCAGCCTGTGCTTCATAACATACTCCGTTCACCAGTCTGCTAAACAAAGGGAACGGAGGTACTCCACTGTCTTCCTTACCTTGGAAAGGGACCAGGATTCAATGAAGCGTGAGGACAGTAAGAAAATCAAGAACACGATTGTCAATGGGGTGCTGCAAAACACTGAGAACTCCACCAAAGAGGCAGAACCAGACTGCTTAGAAGTGAAGGAAATCCCCAATCCTGCTATCAGAACTACAAAATCAAAGATGAGGAGGCAAGAAGGCATTTCTCGATTTTATATCATCCAAGTGGTCTTTCGAAATGCCCTAGAGATTGGATTCTTAGTGGGACAGTATTTTCTGTATGGATTCAATGTCCCTTCCATGTACGAATGTGACAGATACCCTTGCATTAAAGAAGTAGAGTGCTATGTTTCTAGACCCACTGAGAAGACTGTATTCTTGGTATTCATGTTTGCTGTCAGTGGGATTTGTGTGGTGCTTAATTTGGCAGAactgaaccacttgggctggaGAAAGATCAAAATGGCAGTGAGAGGAGTACAGGCAAAAAGGAAATCCATATATGAAATCAGAAATAAGGACCTGCCAAGAATGAGCATGCCTAACTTCGGCAGGACTCAGTCAAGTGACTCAGCTTATGTGTGA